The Episyrphus balteatus chromosome 4, idEpiBalt1.1, whole genome shotgun sequence genome includes a window with the following:
- the LOC129919785 gene encoding sodium-dependent phosphate transporter 1, translating to MDPYSPELLWMVILGFLIAFILAFGIGANDVANSFGTSVGSGVLTIRQACLLATICEISGAVLIGYKVSDTMRKGILEVGLYEGSETELMLGCMSALASSATWLLVATFLKLPISGTHSIVGSTIGFSLVARGTQGLKWSTLATIVGSWFVSPVMSGIVSISLFVLIRKFILRASDPLKAGLASLPVFYGVTFFINFISIVLDGPKLLYMDNIPTWMALVSSIVLGFIVALLTQFFVVPLQRKKIKNKIQATDPVKFNFEDSLESSPSGSPRKNRRPVSLVSDGKQLPAIAEITELVSLSDNSPTTFKLSISKGYANENSYKINPEIVKKAEDLLGKASLDNTDLTITSLNFIDEQHTNGNAMQTNCKPLQEFFVSKENQPKSPVLPLADGENQQNKTANPDATDLLVDNPIATNQCASKNNDELKVTESGSSLELMISSTLSPNSSKVPLIESKDLSEFTMPVNNGEETEEISMLFSFLQILTATFGSFAHGGNDVSNAIGPLIALYMIYREGSVMQKAESPIYILIYGGIGISIGLWLWGRRVIETIGNDLTKITSSTGFTIEIGAAITVLLASKIGLPISTTHCKVGSVVFVGYVSSKGQDDSTGNSNSGSSNKPNSTTSNLENGAVSTLTSKPKGSVDWHLFRNIAYAWIVTVPITAILSAAIMFCLCKIVLPS from the exons atgGATCCTTATTCACCGGAACTTTTGTGGATGGTCATACTTGGCTTTCTAATTGCATTCATTTTGGCATTTGGCATTGGTGCGAACGATGTTGCTAATTCATTTGGAACGAGTGTTGGTTCAGGTGTTTTGACCATTCGGCAGGCATGCTTATTAGCTACAATTTGTGAGATTTCAGGAGCTGTACTTATTG GATACAAGGTGTCGGATACAATGCGAAAAGGAATTCTTGAAGTTGGTCTATATGAAGGATCTGAAACCGAGCTAATGTTGGGTTGTATGTCAGCTCTGGCAAGCAGTGCTACATGGTTATTAGTTGCCACGTTTCTTAAGCTACCCATTTCCGGAACACACAGTATTGTTGGTTCAACTATTGGTTTTAGCTTGGTGGCGCGAGGTACGCAGGGACTCAAGTGGTCAACATTAGCAACAATTGTTGGCTCTTGGTTTGTTTCGCCGGTAATGAGCGGTATTGTCAGCATTTCGCTGTTTGTTCTTATCAGGAAGTTCATTTTACGCGCAAGTGATCCTCTCAAAGCAGGACTGGCTTCTTTGCCAGTATTCTACGGAGTAACGTTTTTCATAAACTTCATAAGCATTGTTTTAGATGGGCCAAAAC TTTTATACATGGACAACATACCAACATGGATGGCATTGGTTTCAAGCATTGTTTTGGGTTTTATTGTTGCACTTCTAactcaattttttgttgttccattacaacgaaaaaaaattaagaacaaaattcaagctACCGAtccagttaaatttaatttcgagGACTCTTTGg AATCATCACCATCGGGAAGTCCTCGCAAAAATCGACGTCCTGTATCCTTAGTTAGCGATGGAAAACAACTGCCTGCTATTGCCGAAATAACCGAGCTTGTCTCGTTATCAGACAATTCACCAACAACTTTTAAGCTTTCGATTTCAAAAGGTTATGCAAATGAAAACAGCTATAAAATTAATCCGGAAATTGTGAAAAAAGCCGAGGATTTGTTAGGAAAGGCTAGTCTTGATAATACCGATCTTACTATAACAAGTTTGAATTTTATCGATGAGCAACATACTAATGGAAATGCAATGCAAACAAATTGCAAACCACTTCAAGAGTTCTTTGTTAGCAAGGAAAATCAACCCAAATCGCCAGTGCTGCCCCTTGCAGACGGcgaaaatcaacaaaataaaactgcCAATCCTGATGCAACGGACTTGCTTGTTGATAATCCAATTGCAACCAATCAATGTGCTTCCAAAAATAATGATGAGCTCAAAGTAACTGAAAGTGGCTCAAGTTTAGAGCTGATGATCTCGTCAACACTGTCACCCAATTCAAGTAAAGTGCCTCTAATAGAAAGCAAAGATCTGAGCGAATTCACAATGCCTGTTAATAATGGCGAGGAAACTGAAGAAATTTCTATGTTGTTTTCGTTTTTGCAAATATTGACTGCAACATTTGGAAGTTTTGCTCATGGTGGGAATGATGTTAG TAACGCTATTGGACCGTTGATCGCCTTGTATATGATTTATCGAGAAGGTTCCGTGATGCAGAAGGCTGAGAGTCCaatttatatattaatatatgGTGGAATAGGCATTTCTATAGGTCTGTGGCTTTGGGGTCGTCGAGTGATTGAGACCATAGGCAATGATCTAACTAAAATCACATCTTCAAC CGGATTTACTATTGAAATTGGCGCCGCAATAACCGTACTACTGGCTAGTAAAATTGGTTTGCCAATTTCGACTACACATTGCAAAGTCGGGTCTGTGGTCTTCGTCGGGTACGTAAGTTCCAAGGGTCAAGACGATTCAACCGGTAACTCCAATAGCGGCAGTAGTAATAAGCCAAATTCTACAACTTCAAATTTGGAGAACGGCGCTGTATCTACTCTAACATCAAAACCTAAAGGCAGTGTTGATTGGCATTTGTTTCGAAACATTGCTTATGCTTGGATTGTAACAGTTCCAATCACAGCAATACTGAGTGCTGCTATAATGTTCTGTCTATGTAAAATCGTTTTACCAAGTTAA